One window of Brevibacillus choshinensis genomic DNA carries:
- the acpP gene encoding acyl carrier protein translates to MADTLERVKKIIVDRLGVDESKITLEASFKEDLGADSLDVVELVMELEDEFDLEISDEDAEKITSVGEVVKYIESQK, encoded by the coding sequence ATGGCAGATACATTGGAACGTGTGAAGAAAATCATCGTCGATCGTCTGGGTGTAGATGAGTCCAAGATTACTTTGGAAGCTTCTTTCAAAGAAGACCTGGGCGCTGACTCCCTGGATGTAGTAGAACTCGTAATGGAACTCGAAGATGAGTTTGATTTAGAGATTTCTGACGAAGATGCTGAAAAGATCACTTCTGTAGGTGAGGTTGTAAAATACATAGAATCTCAGAAGTAG
- the rpsP gene encoding 30S ribosomal protein S16, with protein sequence MAVKIRLKRMGSKKAPFYRVVVADSRSPRDGRFIEEIGYYNPVAQPAVVKIDTDKAVQWILNGAAPTDTVRNLLSKEGVMAKVHETKYGK encoded by the coding sequence ATGGCAGTTAAAATCCGTCTGAAGCGTATGGGTTCCAAGAAAGCTCCTTTCTACCGTGTAGTAGTAGCTGACTCTCGTTCCCCTCGTGATGGCCGTTTCATTGAAGAAATCGGTTACTACAATCCGGTTGCACAACCGGCAGTGGTGAAAATTGATACCGACAAAGCGGTACAATGGATCCTGAATGGTGCAGCTCCAACTGATACCGTTCGTAACCTTCTCTCCAAAGAAGGCGTAATGGCTAAAGTACACGAAACCAAATACGGCAAATAA
- the rnc gene encoding ribonuclease III: MNFAQLQENIGVRFHDESVLRQAFTHSSYVNEQRGKRIQDNERLEFLGDAVLELTVSQFLYKTFPKMSEGEMTKLRAAIVCEPSLVKFAELLNFGDLVLLGKGEELTGGRQRPALLADVFEAFVGALYLDQGVDAVFTFMEKYVYPRVDKGEFAQVTDFKSQLQEFVQQDNLGDIQYRIVEEKGPAHNREFVSEVLLNNRSLGVGSGRSKKEAEQQAAARALVKLGDK; the protein is encoded by the coding sequence ATGAATTTTGCACAGCTGCAAGAGAATATAGGCGTACGCTTTCATGACGAGAGTGTGCTGCGGCAGGCATTCACCCATTCTTCCTACGTGAACGAGCAACGCGGAAAGCGGATACAAGACAATGAACGGCTGGAGTTTTTAGGTGATGCTGTCCTTGAATTGACAGTTTCTCAGTTTTTGTATAAAACATTTCCCAAAATGAGTGAAGGGGAAATGACGAAGCTTCGAGCAGCCATTGTTTGTGAACCGTCTCTGGTGAAGTTTGCTGAGCTGCTGAATTTCGGCGATCTCGTTCTGCTGGGAAAAGGGGAAGAGCTGACGGGTGGACGTCAGCGACCTGCCTTGCTAGCGGACGTTTTTGAAGCATTTGTAGGCGCCCTTTATTTGGATCAAGGGGTGGATGCAGTATTTACCTTTATGGAGAAATACGTCTATCCTCGGGTAGATAAGGGAGAGTTTGCCCAGGTAACCGACTTCAAGAGCCAGTTGCAGGAATTTGTTCAACAAGACAATCTGGGAGACATCCAATATCGCATCGTCGAAGAAAAAGGACCAGCTCATAATCGAGAATTCGTTTCTGAAGTTCTCTTGAACAATCGTTCGCTAGGTGTCGGCTCAGGCCGTTCCAAAAAAGAAGCGGAACAGCAGGCAGCTGCACGGGCATTGGTCAAGCTGGGAGATAAATAA
- a CDS encoding putative DNA-binding protein has product MLEKTNQVNLLFDFYAPLLKGKQREYLELYYLDDLSLSEIAEMHEVSRQAVYDHIKRAEKQLFEYDQKLHLADRHEQRMNVLNRMKELVNELADSEARDELNTLLHQLSEMD; this is encoded by the coding sequence ATGCTGGAAAAAACCAATCAAGTCAACCTCTTGTTTGATTTCTATGCGCCGCTACTCAAGGGCAAGCAGCGAGAATATCTGGAGCTTTACTATCTGGATGATTTGTCGCTTTCAGAGATCGCCGAGATGCATGAGGTCAGCCGACAAGCTGTTTATGATCACATCAAGCGAGCCGAAAAGCAACTGTTCGAATACGATCAGAAGCTCCACCTCGCAGATCGACATGAACAACGAATGAACGTGCTGAACCGAATGAAAGAGCTTGTGAACGAGCTTGCGGATAGCGAGGCAAGAGACGAACTGAACACTTTGCTACACCAACTGTCAGAGATGGATTAG
- the fabD gene encoding ACP S-malonyltransferase, whose translation MGKVAFVFPGQGSQFVGMGQALTEQSEAARLVFQQADEALGFSLSGLCFEGPEEALRLTANTQPAILTASVAVLSAFQEKQPGFQPDFVAGHSLGEYSALVAAGALSFADAVKTVRARGQFMEEAVPAGEGAMSAVLNMDRSALHTVCEEVTASGHPVQLANMNCAGQIVISGSAEGVKLAGEKAKEAGAKRVLPLNVSGPFHSSLMQPAADKLHAVLAGVTVQDAKIPVVANVSARPVSEAQMIVDSLVQQVSAPVLWEDSVQWMVEQGVTTFVEIGPGKVLAGLIKKIAPAETTIISVQDMDSLTELLNGGVLC comes from the coding sequence ATGGGGAAAGTCGCATTCGTTTTTCCAGGTCAAGGCTCGCAATTCGTAGGCATGGGCCAGGCCCTTACCGAACAATCCGAGGCTGCACGTCTCGTATTTCAACAAGCGGATGAAGCACTTGGCTTTTCGTTATCGGGCCTGTGCTTTGAAGGCCCGGAGGAAGCGCTTCGTTTGACAGCGAATACTCAGCCGGCGATTTTGACTGCGAGTGTTGCTGTTTTGTCCGCTTTTCAAGAGAAACAGCCTGGTTTTCAACCGGATTTTGTAGCTGGTCACAGCTTGGGTGAATACTCCGCACTGGTTGCAGCAGGAGCTCTTTCTTTTGCAGATGCGGTGAAGACCGTACGTGCGCGTGGACAATTCATGGAAGAGGCAGTTCCAGCGGGTGAAGGTGCGATGTCTGCTGTGCTGAACATGGATCGTTCCGCATTGCATACTGTATGTGAAGAAGTGACCGCATCTGGACATCCGGTGCAGCTGGCAAACATGAACTGTGCAGGTCAAATTGTGATTTCCGGTTCGGCTGAAGGTGTCAAACTCGCAGGTGAAAAAGCGAAGGAAGCCGGAGCAAAACGCGTCCTGCCGCTCAATGTTAGCGGACCGTTCCACTCCAGCCTGATGCAGCCAGCTGCTGACAAGCTTCATGCCGTATTAGCAGGAGTCACTGTACAGGATGCCAAGATTCCTGTCGTGGCCAATGTCTCCGCAAGACCAGTATCGGAAGCACAGATGATCGTGGACAGTTTGGTTCAACAAGTGTCTGCTCCTGTTCTTTGGGAAGACTCGGTACAGTGGATGGTAGAACAAGGTGTTACGACCTTCGTTGAAATTGGCCCGGGTAAAGTGTTGGCTGGTTTGATCAAGAAGATTGCTCCTGCAGAGACGACCATTATTTCGGTGCAAGATATGGATTCATTGACAGAGCTGTTGAACGGAGGGGTACTATGCTAG
- the ftsY gene encoding signal recognition particle-docking protein FtsY translates to MSFFKRLRDTIVQKSEEVTQKFTDGLAKTRDLLVEKVEDLVRRYKKIDDDFFDELEEILITSDVGVNTVMELIDDLRTEVRKQKIENAIDLQPILSEKLVALLKNDEASDTALNVQDGRLNVILFVGVNGVGKTTTIGKMAHMFKQQGKKVLLAAGDTFRAAAIEQLEVWGDRVGVDVIKQQQGSDPAAVIYDAIQAAKSRQVDILLCDTAGRLQNKVNLMEELAKVHRVLQRELPGAPHEVLLVLDATTGQNALSQAKTFGQSAGVSGLVLTKLDGTAKGGIVIAIRNELNIPVKYVGLGEKMDDLQRFDPEQFVHALFAGLIAQEVNEEQKEA, encoded by the coding sequence ATGAGCTTTTTCAAGCGTCTACGTGACACGATTGTCCAAAAATCAGAAGAGGTTACCCAGAAGTTTACTGATGGGCTGGCCAAGACGCGGGATCTTCTCGTTGAGAAAGTCGAGGATCTGGTTCGCCGTTATAAAAAAATCGATGATGATTTCTTTGATGAGCTCGAAGAAATTTTGATTACCTCCGACGTTGGTGTCAATACCGTGATGGAGCTGATTGATGACCTGCGCACGGAAGTACGTAAGCAAAAAATCGAAAATGCCATCGATCTACAGCCGATTCTCTCGGAAAAGCTGGTTGCTCTATTGAAAAACGACGAAGCGTCCGATACTGCGCTCAACGTACAGGACGGACGTCTCAACGTCATCTTGTTCGTAGGAGTAAACGGTGTAGGGAAAACCACGACAATCGGAAAAATGGCGCACATGTTCAAGCAACAAGGCAAAAAGGTATTGCTGGCAGCGGGCGATACGTTCCGTGCCGCAGCAATTGAGCAACTGGAAGTATGGGGAGACCGCGTAGGCGTTGACGTCATCAAACAGCAACAAGGCTCGGACCCAGCAGCCGTCATTTACGATGCGATCCAGGCTGCAAAGTCACGTCAAGTGGACATCCTCTTGTGTGATACAGCTGGCCGTCTGCAAAACAAGGTCAATCTCATGGAAGAGCTGGCAAAGGTACACCGTGTTCTGCAACGTGAATTGCCGGGTGCCCCTCATGAAGTATTGCTTGTGCTGGACGCGACGACAGGCCAAAACGCGCTTTCCCAAGCCAAGACCTTCGGGCAGTCTGCCGGAGTGAGCGGGCTTGTCCTGACCAAGCTGGACGGTACGGCAAAAGGTGGAATCGTCATTGCGATCCGCAACGAACTGAACATCCCTGTGAAGTATGTTGGATTGGGCGAGAAGATGGATGATCTGCAGCGTTTTGACCCAGAGCAGTTTGTTCATGCCTTGTTTGCGGGACTCATTGCACAAGAAGTAAATGAGGAACAAAAAGAAGCGTAA
- the ffh gene encoding signal recognition particle protein: protein MAFESLANRLQNAFDKLRGRGKIDETVVNEAMREVRLALLEADVNFKVVKDFVARVKERAVGQDVMKSLTPGQMVIKIVNEELVELMGGSVAQLTMAHRPPTVIMMAGLQGAGKTTTTGKLAKYLQKQNRKPLLVAGDIYRPAAIKQLQVLGEQLGVPVFTLGDQVSPVEIARQAIDHAKTNHLDVVLIDTAGRLHIDEALMDELKQIREVTKPDEILLVVDAMTGQDAVNVAESFNSQLELTGVVLTKLDGDTRGGAALSVKAVTGKPIKFAAMGEKLDALEAFHPDRMASRILGMGDVLSLIEKAQASVDEEKARDMERQMRQGEFSFDMFLDSMQQLRNLGPFEDILGMLPGMNKMKDKMNVDEKQIARVEAIAKSMTKAERANPDLLNANRRKRIANGSGTSIQEVNRFIKQFDEMKKMMKQFSGAADKMMKKSKKKGGLGLPFMGKGGGKNQGGMNFPFNFKPPFK from the coding sequence ATGGCGTTTGAGAGCTTAGCCAATCGGCTGCAGAACGCGTTTGACAAACTGCGAGGCAGAGGCAAGATTGACGAAACCGTCGTCAACGAAGCGATGCGTGAAGTACGACTCGCCCTGTTGGAAGCAGATGTTAACTTTAAAGTAGTAAAAGACTTCGTCGCTCGAGTAAAGGAGCGCGCAGTTGGTCAGGATGTCATGAAAAGCCTGACACCTGGTCAGATGGTTATCAAGATCGTGAACGAAGAGCTGGTCGAGCTGATGGGCGGCAGTGTTGCTCAACTAACGATGGCTCACCGACCACCGACTGTCATCATGATGGCAGGTTTGCAGGGGGCCGGTAAAACGACCACGACTGGTAAACTCGCCAAGTATTTGCAAAAGCAAAACCGCAAGCCTCTGTTAGTGGCGGGTGACATTTATCGCCCAGCAGCGATCAAGCAGTTGCAGGTTTTGGGGGAACAATTAGGAGTCCCCGTCTTCACACTCGGTGATCAAGTCAGTCCAGTAGAAATTGCTCGTCAAGCGATTGATCATGCAAAGACAAATCATCTCGACGTCGTTTTGATCGATACGGCAGGTCGCCTGCACATCGATGAAGCGCTGATGGATGAGCTGAAGCAGATTCGCGAGGTAACCAAGCCCGATGAAATCCTGCTCGTCGTCGATGCGATGACTGGACAAGATGCTGTCAATGTAGCAGAGAGCTTTAACAGTCAGCTGGAGCTGACCGGTGTGGTTCTCACCAAGCTCGACGGCGATACCCGAGGTGGTGCAGCGTTATCTGTCAAGGCTGTCACCGGCAAGCCGATCAAGTTTGCGGCAATGGGTGAAAAGCTCGACGCGCTGGAGGCGTTTCATCCGGATCGTATGGCATCCCGTATCTTGGGTATGGGTGACGTGCTCAGTCTGATTGAAAAGGCACAGGCATCCGTTGATGAAGAGAAGGCGCGCGACATGGAACGCCAAATGCGTCAAGGTGAATTCTCCTTTGACATGTTCCTGGACTCCATGCAGCAGTTACGTAATCTAGGTCCTTTTGAAGACATTCTCGGCATGCTGCCAGGGATGAACAAGATGAAGGACAAAATGAACGTCGATGAGAAGCAGATTGCCCGCGTGGAAGCGATCGCCAAGTCCATGACGAAAGCGGAACGAGCCAATCCTGATCTGTTGAACGCAAACCGTCGCAAGCGAATTGCAAACGGTAGTGGTACCAGCATTCAGGAAGTGAATCGGTTCATCAAACAATTCGATGAAATGAAGAAGATGATGAAGCAGTTCTCTGGTGCCGCAGACAAGATGATGAAGAAGTCCAAGAAAAAAGGTGGACTGGGTCTTCCGTTCATGGGTAAAGGTGGCGGCAAAAACCAGGGTGGCATGAACTTCCCCTTTAATTTCAAACCGCCGTTCAAATGA
- the fabF gene encoding beta-ketoacyl-ACP synthase II, with the protein MKRRVVITGVGVISPVGNDAQTFWNSLLEGKSGIDRLTAFDASEYPTQIAGEVKDFNPELYMDKKEVRRTDRFVQFGLAAAKMAIEDAKLEVTAENAERVGVYIGSGIGGLSTWEEQHTVLLEKGPRRVSPFFIPMLIANMASGAVSIQYGAKGPTSSAITACATGTNAIGDALRLIQFDHADVMIAGGAEATVRPMAFAGFCSAKAMSTRNDEPQKASRPFDVDRDGFVMGEGAGVVILEELEHAKKRGATIIAEVIGYGMSADAHHITSPSPGGEGAARCMNNALKDAGIDPTEVDYINAHGTSTDQGDIAETQAIKSVFGEHAYKLAVSSTKSMTGHLLGATGGIEAIASAYALRDQILPPTINLENQDPECDLDYVPNHARKAKVDVAVSNTFGFGGHNATVILKRYEA; encoded by the coding sequence ATGAAACGAAGAGTGGTGATTACCGGCGTTGGAGTCATCTCCCCGGTGGGAAATGATGCGCAGACCTTCTGGAACAGTTTGTTGGAAGGGAAATCAGGCATTGATCGCCTGACTGCATTTGACGCTTCGGAGTATCCGACGCAGATCGCGGGAGAAGTCAAAGATTTCAACCCTGAGCTGTATATGGATAAAAAAGAAGTTCGACGTACAGACCGATTCGTTCAATTTGGATTAGCTGCTGCAAAAATGGCGATTGAAGACGCCAAGCTGGAGGTTACAGCTGAAAATGCGGAGCGAGTGGGTGTATACATCGGGTCGGGGATTGGTGGTCTTTCCACGTGGGAAGAACAGCATACGGTTTTGTTGGAGAAAGGTCCACGCCGCGTCAGTCCTTTCTTTATCCCTATGCTGATCGCAAACATGGCGTCTGGAGCGGTTTCCATTCAATATGGAGCTAAAGGTCCGACATCTAGTGCGATTACAGCGTGTGCGACAGGTACCAATGCAATCGGCGATGCGTTGCGCTTGATTCAGTTTGATCATGCAGACGTGATGATTGCGGGTGGAGCTGAAGCAACGGTACGTCCCATGGCATTCGCGGGCTTCTGTTCGGCCAAAGCGATGTCAACCCGTAATGATGAGCCACAAAAAGCGAGCCGACCATTTGACGTTGACCGTGATGGATTCGTCATGGGTGAAGGCGCAGGAGTAGTCATTCTGGAAGAACTGGAACATGCGAAAAAGCGTGGAGCCACAATCATCGCTGAAGTAATTGGGTATGGTATGAGTGCAGACGCGCATCATATCACGTCTCCATCACCTGGTGGCGAAGGTGCAGCTCGTTGCATGAACAATGCTTTGAAAGACGCTGGCATCGATCCGACTGAGGTCGATTACATCAATGCTCACGGTACATCCACCGATCAAGGTGACATCGCGGAAACGCAAGCAATCAAATCGGTGTTTGGTGAACATGCCTACAAGCTTGCTGTCAGCTCGACCAAGTCGATGACAGGCCACTTGCTTGGCGCTACAGGCGGGATTGAAGCGATTGCTTCTGCTTACGCACTGCGTGATCAAATCCTGCCTCCTACAATCAATCTGGAAAATCAGGATCCGGAGTGTGACCTGGACTACGTGCCGAATCATGCACGAAAAGCGAAAGTGGATGTGGCTGTTTCCAATACCTTTGGATTCGGTGGCCACAACGCTACGGTCATCTTGAAACGATACGAAGCATAA
- the fabG gene encoding 3-oxoacyl-[acyl-carrier-protein] reductase, with amino-acid sequence MLAGKTALVTGASRGIGRAIALKLAEAGANVVVNYAGSEAAAAETVALIKELGRDAIMVRANVSQTEEVGEMFKAALDHFGAIDILVNNAGITRDNLLMRMKEDEWDDVIATNLKGVFNCLKAATRPMMKQRSGKIINITSVVGVLGNPGQANYVAAKAGVIGLTKTAARELATRGITVNAVAPGFIDTEMTSVLSDDVKSSMMGQIPLGRLGQTDDIASVVLFLASDAANYMTGQTLHVDGGMYM; translated from the coding sequence ATGCTAGCTGGAAAAACAGCCCTGGTCACAGGTGCATCCCGCGGAATCGGTCGTGCGATTGCATTGAAGTTGGCCGAAGCTGGTGCAAATGTCGTGGTGAACTACGCGGGTAGCGAGGCAGCTGCTGCGGAAACCGTAGCTCTCATCAAAGAATTGGGACGCGACGCTATCATGGTACGTGCGAATGTCTCCCAAACAGAGGAAGTAGGCGAGATGTTTAAGGCTGCTCTCGATCATTTCGGTGCGATTGATATCCTCGTGAACAACGCGGGGATTACTCGAGACAATCTTCTGATGCGCATGAAAGAAGACGAATGGGACGACGTCATTGCGACCAACCTCAAGGGTGTGTTCAATTGCCTGAAAGCTGCTACTCGTCCAATGATGAAACAACGCTCAGGCAAGATTATCAATATTACTTCGGTTGTCGGTGTGCTCGGGAATCCAGGTCAGGCAAACTACGTTGCTGCAAAAGCAGGTGTCATCGGTTTGACCAAGACTGCAGCGCGTGAGCTGGCTACCCGCGGAATTACCGTGAATGCGGTTGCTCCTGGCTTTATTGATACCGAGATGACTTCCGTTCTTTCAGATGATGTGAAGTCTAGCATGATGGGGCAAATCCCATTGGGGAGATTGGGGCAGACAGATGATATTGCTTCTGTCGTCCTGTTCCTGGCTTCAGATGCTGCGAATTACATGACAGGGCAAACGCTCCACGTAGATGGCGGTATGTACATGTAG
- the smc gene encoding chromosome segregation protein SMC: MYLKRLELAGFKSFADRTELEFVPGVTAVVGPNGSGKSNVSDSIRWVLGEQSAKSLRGAKMEDIIFAGSDTRKPVNFAEVTLTLDNTDRSLDVEYSEVSVTRRVFRSGDSEYYINNRSCRLKDIMELFMDTGLGKEAYSIIGQGKIEEILSTKSEDRRGIFEEAAGIVKYKTRKREAEKKLDETEQNLVRIHDIVSEITEQIGPLQEQADTARTYKELHRKLVEHEVALYVQQIEVAHAKWEAATQRVQELQEQLVGQSTEASKQEADLEQARFHVTQIDQSIEELQQVLLTVSEEAEKVEGQREVLRERMRNLHANRQQTMEQMHRITEKQHALETELAEEQDRAQEANRRMTEANSSLQEAEGQFFSMVQSLTDDVERLKGDYFEKLNEMANLRNEMRHQQQLVQTSQARLDRQLSGKEQLDQEEQQRLAKLTSLKEQLESIDQTIQDTVAGYKALMERNREGQARLEASRRELRQWEQKKEAAKSRFDLLKEMQSEFAGFQQGVKEILKARERGFAGIHGAVAELVVVPQQYETALEVALGGALQNVVVENEGAGRAAIAHLKKHNAGRATFLPLDVIRPRQLQSDDKRQLAKESGVVGIASELVTFEDTYRPILESLLGNVIVTETLEQANRVARSLSYRYRVVTLEGDIVNAGGSMTGGALKKNSTNLLGRNRQAEELEVQMNEIDQAISGHTTHMDQLAKELRQMEQEQEALRSQGEALRLKEQEVKGNLQQTEAEGRSLGERSKLVEQDIAGYRREMEDALSKQEELQVSLSSMDADEKKLAALIAAAEAKRQEQLESKEEMNQKITSLKVLNAQVMQEYQSRIEQTERLNEQKGTLQKEWEEQNATLASLDELERTNESSGSELDQKITEMRQDKDRVAGLIQERRSERATLFYKQEQVEQQVKEIRREVKSLEEKLHQEEVKVNRNEVELDHLLNKLSEEYEMSYDLAKQKYPARGEISEEVQIVSRLKKQIGALGTVNLGAIEEFERLSERQQFLSSQEADLNEAKDMLYQVIQEMDTEMSRRFKETFDAISEQFRDVFVKLFGGGRADLVLSNPENLLETGIDIVAQPPGKKLQNLALLSGGERALTAMALLFAILRVKPVPFCVLDEVEAALDEANVNRFAEYMHHFSNQTQFICVTHRKGTMESADVLYGITMQEGGVSKLVSVKLEESDKFIESAS; this comes from the coding sequence ATGTATTTAAAACGCCTGGAACTGGCAGGATTTAAGTCCTTTGCCGACCGGACGGAACTGGAATTTGTGCCAGGAGTGACAGCGGTAGTAGGCCCAAATGGAAGCGGAAAGAGTAATGTCTCCGATTCGATCCGTTGGGTATTAGGCGAGCAGAGCGCCAAGTCTCTACGCGGAGCAAAGATGGAAGATATCATTTTTGCCGGTAGTGACACCCGCAAGCCCGTAAATTTTGCCGAAGTGACGCTCACGTTGGACAATACGGACCGTTCGCTCGATGTGGAGTATTCGGAAGTCTCCGTTACCCGCAGAGTGTTTCGCTCCGGCGACAGTGAGTACTACATAAACAACAGATCCTGCCGTCTGAAGGACATCATGGAGCTGTTCATGGATACCGGTTTGGGAAAAGAAGCGTATTCGATTATCGGCCAAGGGAAAATCGAAGAAATTCTCAGTACCAAATCAGAAGATCGCCGCGGAATTTTTGAAGAAGCCGCGGGGATTGTAAAGTACAAGACGCGCAAACGTGAAGCGGAAAAGAAGCTCGATGAAACCGAGCAAAACCTCGTACGTATTCATGACATAGTTAGTGAAATTACCGAGCAAATCGGTCCCTTGCAGGAGCAAGCTGATACCGCACGCACCTACAAGGAGCTTCATCGCAAGCTGGTCGAACACGAAGTAGCCTTATATGTACAGCAGATCGAAGTGGCTCATGCCAAATGGGAAGCAGCGACTCAACGTGTTCAAGAGCTACAGGAACAGCTGGTCGGTCAATCGACAGAAGCATCCAAGCAGGAAGCGGATTTGGAGCAAGCTCGCTTTCACGTCACGCAGATTGACCAATCCATCGAAGAACTGCAGCAAGTTCTGTTGACGGTCAGCGAAGAGGCGGAAAAGGTAGAAGGTCAGCGCGAGGTTTTGCGAGAGCGTATGCGCAACCTGCATGCCAATCGCCAGCAGACGATGGAACAGATGCACCGGATCACCGAGAAGCAGCATGCCCTGGAGACAGAACTTGCGGAAGAGCAAGACCGTGCACAGGAAGCCAACCGACGGATGACGGAAGCCAATTCATCGCTCCAAGAAGCAGAGGGACAGTTTTTCTCGATGGTGCAGTCGCTGACAGATGATGTGGAACGGTTGAAAGGGGACTATTTCGAAAAACTTAACGAAATGGCCAACCTGCGTAACGAAATGCGTCATCAGCAGCAATTAGTGCAAACGAGTCAGGCGCGATTGGACCGTCAGCTGTCAGGAAAAGAACAGCTGGATCAAGAAGAACAACAACGCTTGGCCAAGCTGACCTCCCTAAAGGAGCAGCTCGAATCGATCGACCAGACGATTCAGGATACAGTCGCAGGCTACAAGGCATTGATGGAGCGAAATCGCGAGGGACAAGCCCGTCTGGAGGCCTCGCGCCGCGAGTTACGCCAATGGGAGCAAAAGAAGGAAGCAGCCAAGTCTCGCTTTGATCTCTTAAAAGAAATGCAGTCGGAGTTCGCTGGCTTCCAGCAAGGTGTAAAAGAAATTTTGAAGGCTCGTGAGCGAGGCTTTGCAGGCATTCACGGAGCCGTAGCGGAACTTGTCGTGGTACCACAGCAATACGAGACTGCACTGGAAGTAGCACTCGGTGGTGCTCTACAGAACGTTGTCGTAGAAAATGAGGGTGCAGGTCGAGCTGCTATCGCCCACCTCAAGAAACACAACGCCGGTCGTGCCACATTTTTGCCATTGGATGTCATTCGACCGCGCCAGCTTCAGTCTGACGACAAGCGTCAGCTGGCAAAAGAGTCGGGTGTTGTAGGGATCGCGAGTGAGCTGGTAACGTTTGAGGATACGTATCGTCCGATTCTGGAGTCGTTGCTCGGCAATGTGATCGTGACGGAAACGTTGGAACAGGCCAACCGGGTAGCACGTTCTTTAAGCTACCGCTATCGGGTGGTTACGCTCGAAGGGGACATTGTCAATGCAGGTGGTTCCATGACAGGGGGGGCGCTGAAAAAGAACAGTACCAACCTCTTGGGACGCAATCGACAAGCCGAAGAGCTGGAAGTACAAATGAACGAAATCGACCAGGCAATTTCTGGGCATACTACGCATATGGATCAACTGGCGAAAGAATTGCGCCAAATGGAGCAAGAACAAGAAGCGCTACGTTCTCAGGGTGAGGCTCTGCGCCTGAAGGAACAGGAAGTAAAAGGCAATCTCCAGCAAACAGAAGCAGAAGGTCGTTCCTTAGGTGAGCGTTCGAAGTTGGTTGAGCAAGACATTGCTGGTTACCGCCGTGAGATGGAGGACGCTCTGAGCAAGCAAGAAGAGCTGCAAGTGTCTTTGTCTTCCATGGATGCAGATGAAAAGAAGCTAGCAGCACTGATTGCGGCAGCCGAAGCCAAACGCCAGGAGCAGCTCGAATCCAAGGAAGAGATGAATCAGAAAATCACCAGTCTCAAGGTGCTAAATGCACAGGTCATGCAGGAATACCAGTCGCGGATCGAACAAACGGAGCGTTTGAACGAACAAAAAGGCACCTTGCAGAAGGAATGGGAAGAGCAAAACGCGACACTTGCCTCCCTCGATGAGCTAGAAAGAACCAACGAATCGTCTGGTTCCGAGCTGGATCAAAAAATTACCGAAATGCGGCAGGACAAGGATCGCGTAGCCGGGCTGATTCAGGAGCGCCGAAGCGAACGAGCTACCTTGTTCTACAAGCAGGAGCAGGTCGAGCAGCAAGTCAAAGAGATCCGCAGAGAAGTCAAATCGCTCGAAGAAAAGCTGCATCAGGAAGAGGTCAAAGTGAACCGCAATGAGGTCGAACTGGATCACTTGTTGAACAAACTCTCCGAAGAATACGAAATGAGCTACGATCTGGCGAAGCAAAAGTACCCCGCTCGTGGTGAGATATCCGAAGAGGTGCAGATTGTCTCTCGCCTGAAGAAACAGATTGGCGCATTGGGAACCGTGAATTTGGGAGCGATCGAGGAATTCGAGCGTCTGTCTGAGCGCCAGCAATTTTTGAGCTCCCAGGAAGCAGATCTGAACGAAGCAAAAGACATGCTCTATCAGGTCATCCAGGAGATGGACACGGAGATGTCACGCAGGTTCAAAGAGACGTTTGATGCGATATCCGAGCAGTTCCGCGATGTGTTTGTGAAGCTGTTCGGCGGAGGTCGTGCAGATCTTGTGCTCTCCAATCCGGAAAATCTGTTGGAGACAGGGATCGATATCGTTGCTCAGCCACCAGGGAAGAAGCTGCAAAATCTGGCATTGCTCTCAGGTGGCGAACGCGCCCTGACAGCGATGGCTCTACTGTTTGCCATCCTGCGCGTCAAGCCTGTGCCGTTCTGCGTTCTAGATGAGGTCGAGGCAGCGCTGGATGAGGCAAACGTGAACCGCTTTGCCGAATATATGCACCACTTCAGCAATCAGACCCAGTTTATTTGTGTCACGCACCGCAAAGGAACCATGGAGAGTGCAGATGTGCTCTACGGGATCACGATGCAAGAAGGTGGCGTCTCCAAGCTGGTTTCCGTGAAGCTGGAGGAGAGCGACAAATTTATCGAATCTGCTTCGTAA